A genomic segment from Nocardiopsis sp. Huas11 encodes:
- a CDS encoding Lrp/AsnC family transcriptional regulator, with product MRTSPLLDEIDHLLLDLVQTDASRPLHELGDRVGLSPSAVQRRLTRLRAAGVIRAQVAVVDPRAVGAGLTCVVLVALADDDPDHHASFRARMRAEPRVQQCFGIVGQWDYVVVLLSADIADNRALSSRLFVQEGRVARYETLPSFETVKTGLAVPIPEHPRREPGTTPEI from the coding sequence GTGCGCACCTCACCCCTGCTCGACGAGATCGACCACCTGCTGCTCGACCTGGTCCAGACCGACGCGTCCCGGCCCCTCCACGAGCTGGGAGACCGGGTGGGCCTGTCCCCCAGCGCCGTCCAACGACGCCTGACCCGGCTGCGCGCCGCCGGGGTGATCCGGGCCCAGGTGGCGGTCGTGGACCCGCGCGCCGTGGGCGCGGGTCTCACCTGCGTCGTGCTGGTCGCCCTGGCCGACGACGACCCCGACCACCACGCGTCGTTCCGGGCGCGCATGCGCGCCGAGCCGCGGGTGCAGCAGTGCTTCGGGATCGTCGGCCAGTGGGACTACGTCGTGGTCCTGCTCAGCGCGGACATCGCGGACAACCGCGCGCTGTCCAGCCGCCTCTTCGTCCAGGAGGGACGGGTCGCCCGGTACGAGACCCTGCCGTCCTTCGAGACGGTCAAGACGGGGCTGGCCGTGCCGATACCCGAACACCCCCGCCGGGAACCTGGCACGACACCCGAGATCTGA